A stretch of the Papaver somniferum cultivar HN1 chromosome 6, ASM357369v1, whole genome shotgun sequence genome encodes the following:
- the LOC113289862 gene encoding uncharacterized protein LOC113289862, with the protein MRPNNRFQPSNHCNCFLFLMLRNKLYIFAVMEGVKVLVPCRILKVIEHTRIQQLIETSTEHNTVPELRRSPKLLSNLEFEKKMDMINERKRQRCHHLDPHQRAYELQQRRILERAKQNSMTIHEREAFLEKRRNQYRIQSSQQRLQNKNG; encoded by the exons ATGAGACCTAACAATAGATTTCAACCCAG CAACCATTGCAATTGCTTTCTGTTCCTTATGCTACGGAACAA GTTATATATCTTTGCAGTAATGGAAGGCGTAAAAGTCTTGGTTCCCTGTCGTATCCTTAAAGTCATAGAGCACACTCGAATTCAACAGTTGATAGAAACGTCGACTGAACACAACACAGTACCAGAACTCCGTAGAAGTCCTAAATTGCTGAGCAATCTCGAATTCGAGAAAAAGATGGATATGATAAATGAAAGGAAAAGGCAACGTTGCCATCATTTGGACCCCCATCAAAGAGCTTATGAGCTACAGCAGCGCCGAATTCTTGAGAGAGCCAAACAAAACTCAATGACAATACACGAAAGGGAAGCTTTCCTTGAAAAACGACGTAATCAATACCGAATTCAGTCATCACAACAACGACTCCAGAATAAAAATGGGTAA